In Clupea harengus chromosome 13, Ch_v2.0.2, whole genome shotgun sequence, one DNA window encodes the following:
- the shld2 gene encoding LOW QUALITY PROTEIN: shieldin complex subunit 2 (The sequence of the model RefSeq protein was modified relative to this genomic sequence to represent the inferred CDS: deleted 3 bases in 2 codons): MTDKPKIHVFLGAPCPFLSASDTGAPEDSSDWKTLDLCWDQGRLRPKTNDRGVQVNPDSVEANTSAGRADRDVSQGNFEPVTAEGHSPPLFEEDEETEVTPDLSPAPSSQHAKNKPLLREVDDLCSESLKAHLDSCFTRAQPQAASECPPCSGMSVETEYLSVWTKSQALLMKRRAGLPPEVAPIGMGSPHTPQTQHTPVISRTSPELCSPHSGSPGSRAVGGTLQGSPDRFSEVLSQRQREGGVMLERTPDGLLCTQGSPSAHVDKDRLSEAPQHCLPPPNHRPPGQPAHSSPVSPARKKSKQSPTTPEGQRSKPSAWDGFITARPPTLLARCRTRGVQYSILVAVVHPFHLQEVKMKTGATAGNTIPLATLIVTDQSDVEMKVVMWRAAAFWVLTVQPGDVLLITGVRVHEDKWRGETVLQSSYSSRLLNLGQVSSSLSPTVPQAVNRRTLGELCAHLRERRPLLLSLPHCSHQDLSTIPYAKLKTLRPDTLVHAVVRVTHTNMVTAWRDEAQGISRAAGVQRSVLTVEQADGHQGAVVLWGAALAWLERIQKHKEALWDFRLLLVKQDVTSGLLELHSTPWGSCELLSTSDIRWAEFFKPGQTTQTTSCVEIDLRTLLSQKYTGDVELKVQITAFQFQGSLSQNTWQVIDSTTSLERILEMVSGDVTFTGCGHCAVELDTDDNGIYRPCYPCLPHTAVRHYYRPVVLTVRDGEFQVCVQVPPTLVQKVLLNTPPDKLSKPVAPSSDVRYVQVVAERIHSLLALPRSTFLLIVRSHIQCDENSIPIIQDFLLLDFCPVDP; this comes from the exons ATGACTGACAAACCAAAGATCCATGTGTTTCTCGGAGCGCCATGCCCCTTTTTGAGTGCATCAGACACGGGCGCTCCGGAAGACTCTAGTGACTGGAAAACCCTGGATTTGTGCTGGGATCAGGGCCGATTGAGGCCCAAGACCAACGATAGAGGGGTTCAGGTGAACCCAGATTCTGTGGAGGCAAACACGTCTGCAGGGCGGGCAGATAGAGACGTCAGCCAAGGTAATTTTGAACCGGTCACAGCCGAGGGGCATTCCCCGCCACTGTTTGAGGAAGACGAAGAAACTGAAGTCACACCTGACCTTTCACCAGCCCCTTCAAGCCAGCACGCTAAGAATAAACCTCTGTTACGAGAGGTTGACGACCTTTGTTCAGAATCCCTAAAGGCCCACCTAGACAGCTGCTTTACACGTGCCCAGCCTCAAGCCGCCTCTGAGTGCCCACCCTGCTCTGGTATGTCT GTGGAGACTGAGTACCTCAGTGTGTGGACAAAGAGCCAAGCCCTCCTCATGAAAAGGAGAGCGGGGCTCCCTCCAGAGGTAGCACCTATAGGAATGGGTTCCCCGCACACGCCGCAGACCCAGCACACTCCGGTGATCTCTAGAACCTCCCCGGAGCTGTGCAGCCCCCACTCAGGCAGCCCAGGCAGTCGAGCAGTGGGAGGCACTCTGCAGGGCTCCCCGGACAGATTCTCCGAAGTGCTGAGTCAGAGGCAGCGGGAAGGGGGCGTGATGCTGGAGAGAACACCAGATGGACTCCTCTGTACTCAGGGGAGCCCCTCAGCTCACGTCGACAAAGACCGCCTCTCGGAGGCCCCTCAgcactgtctccccccccctaaCCACAGA CCACCTGGTCAGCCAGCTCACAGCTCACCTGTCTCCCCCGCCAGGAAGAAGAGCAAGCAGTCACCAACCACACCTGAAGGTCAGCGTTCAAAGCCATCGGCATGGGATGGTTTTATAACAGCTCGCCCCCCAACTCTCCTGGCCAGATGCAGGACACGTGGGGTGCAGTACTCGATCTTAGTCGCCGTAGTGCACCCCTTTCATCTCCAGGAGGTGAAAATGAAGACCGGTGCAACAGCAGGAAATACTATTCCCCTGGCAACGTTGATAGTCACTGACCAGTCAGATGTGGAGATGAAAGTGGTGATGTGGAGGGCCGCTGCCTTCTGGGTTCTGACCGTTCAGCCAGGAGATGTGCTCCTGatcacag GTGTGAGAGTCCACGAGGACAAATGGAGGGGGGAAACCGTGCTGCAGTCGTCCTACTCCAGCAGACTGCTCAACCTGGGCCAGGTGTCCAGCAGCCTCAGTCCCACAG TGCCTCAGGCGGTGAACAGACGGACTCTCGGGGAACTGTGTGCTCATCTGCGGGAGAGACGCCCCCTGCTGTTGTCCCTGCCTCATTGCAGCCATCAGGACCTAAGCACAATTCCCTACGCAAAACTCAAAACCCTGCGCCCCGATACCCTAGTCCACGCCGTGGTCCgggtcacacacaccaacatggtGACAG CCTGGCGCGATGAGGCCCAGGGGATCTCCCGGGCAGCTGGAGTTCAGAGATCAGTGCTAACTGTGGAGCAGGCAGacggccaccagggggcagtagTGCTATGGGGTGCTGCTCTGGCATGGCTGGAACGAATTCAGAAACATAAAG AGGCGTTGTGGGATTTCCGGCTGCTTCTCGTGAAGCAGGATGTGACCTCAGGTCTCCTTGAGCTTCACTCAACTCCCTGGGGATCCTGTGAGCTTCTCTCTACCAGCGACATCCGCTGGGCAGAGTTCTTCAAGCCGGGCCAGACCACACAAACCACTTCCTGTGTCGAAATTGATTTACGAACTCTGCTGTCTCAAAAATACACAG GTGACGTGGAACTCAAAGTACAAATAACAGCCTTCCAGTTTCAAGGAAGCCTATCCCAAAACACCTGGCAAGTGATCGACAGCACCACGAGCCTTGAGAGAATTTTGGAGATGGTCTCTGGGGACGTCACTTTCACCGGGTGTGGGCACTGTGCCGTGGAGTTGGACACCGATGACAATGGCATTTATAGGCCCTGCTACCCATGCCTACCTCACACCGCTGTGCGACACTACTACAG GCCAGTGGTACTGACCGTTCGGGATGGAGagttccaggtgtgtgtgcaggtgcctCCGACTCTGGTGCAGAAGGTCCTCCTGAACACTCCCCCTGATAAACTGAGCAAGCCTGTGG CTCCCTCCTCGGATGTGAGGTATGTCCAGGTGGTGGCAGAGAGGATTCATTCTCTGTTGGCTTTACCCCGGAGCACTTTTCTCCTGATCGTCCGAAGTCATATCCAGTGTGACGAGAACAGTATTCCCATCATCCAAGACTTCCTCCTGCTGGACTTCTGTCCAGTAGACCCCTGA
- the nfkb2 gene encoding nuclear factor NF-kappa-B p100 subunit yields MTNIWTSHLELQSKIRSDDPVANGMSGGLRMDESQYNMKMLESELLMDNSYNHFMPHLDIKNEPFVIETVDGPYLQIIEEPKQRGFRFRYECEGPSHGGLPGASSERNRRTYPTVKVCNYVGHARVEVQLVTHTDPPRVHAHSLVGRQCNENGTCTMDIGPNDLQAQFSNLGILHVTKRGVQDVLVKRLREERRRPAESTYHFSDSDDQAIANEAKELTKSMDLNIVRLKFTAYLQDSTGAFTRALKPVISVPIYDSKSPNASNLKISRMDKSCGSVMGGDEIFLLCDKVQKDDIDIRFFEEDDEGGWEAYGDFSPTDVHKQYAIVFKTPAYHSTEIEKSVTVFLQLKRKKGGDCSEPKQFTYVPHVQDKEEVQRKRQKSLPQPRFDSWPGPQGGAGGSGRGAGGFGGAGGGLGGGAGFRYDNQMDGSGFYGGGCGGFGSGGVLHMSAGGAQTGVRASTPSPTHVQQQILRMAAALQHKATYTAKRTARALHEYCSSGDVRPLLDVQRHLCGVQDENGDTPLHLAIIHLQPAVVQQLLHCIVRIPQQNIINRLNHLGQSPLHLAVITRQLKVVDVLMRVGADPSLLDKDGRTVVHLAAHAGDETTLRLLLAHLGERHAHLVNTADFSGLHPLHLAVRRGGERCLRLLVESGAKINAHERKSGCTALHLAVKESLFKVACTLITELKADLNVCTFGGNSPLHLAASQGSPPLCSMLIAAGANKNLENDEPLVFSSSSSDEDEEDRHLRPAAGSRQAEDDIGAQVQVMAASLERVQINPRKRPAGGHKAFDLAKCQKVRNILDTSHSPKPSPHTVKRPKQSTEESAGGSQQLDVEMLEKLCGLLDQSHVPWKELAEKLGMLTLAHLYQESPSPCQNLLENYQLAGGPVEGLVEALQSLGLNEGVRLLRQTQLREDKQNTDTTVDSGFGSQGMEEEDSERPAMATS; encoded by the exons ATGACCAATATCTGGACTTCACATTTGGAG TTGCAGAGCAAAATCAGATCTGATGACCCTGTTGCAAACGGCATGTCGGGAGGACTGAG AATGGACGAGTCCCAGTACAACATGAAAATGCTAGAGAGTGAG TTGCTAATGGACAACAGCTACAATCATTTCATGCCACATTTAGACATTAAGAATGAACCTTTTGTCATCGAAACAG TTGATGGACCCTATTTACAAATCATAGAGGAACCAAAACAG CGAGGCTTTCGCTTCCGATATGAATGTGAGGGTCCGTCGCACGGAGGGCTGCCTGGAGCTTCCAGTGAGAGGAACAGGAGGACGTACCCTACTGTCAAG GTGTGTAACTATGTGGGGCACGCTCGGGTGGAGGTACAGCTGGTGACCCACACCGACCCGCCGCGTGTCCATGCTCACAGTCTGGTGGGGAGGCAGTGCAACGAGAACGGGACCTGCACCATGGACATCGGACCCAATGACCTTCAGGCACA gtTCAGTAATTTGGGTATTTTGCACGTCACCAAACGGGGAGTACAGGACGTGCTGgtgaagagactgagagaggagaggagaaggccgGCCGAGTCAACCTACCATTTCAGTG ACTCAGACGATCAGGCGATCGCTAACGAGGCCAAAGAGCTGACCAAGTCCATGGACCTCAACATTGTGCGGCTGAAGTTCACGGCATACCTCCAGGACAGCACTGGGGCCTTCACCAGAGCCCTGAAGCCTGTCATCTCCGTCCCCATCTACGACAGCA AATCCCCCAACGCCTCCAACCTGAAGATCTCACGGATGGACAAGAGCTGTGGCTCTGTGATGGGAGGTGATGAGATTTTTCTGCTCTGTGATAAAGTGCAAAAAG ATGACATTGACATTCGCTTCTTcgaggaggatgatgaggggGGCTGGGAGGCCTATGGGGATTTCTCTCCCACAGATGTGcacaaacag TATGCCATCGTGTTTAAGACGCCAGCGTACCACAgcacagaaatagaaaaatcTGTCACAGTGTTCCTGCagctgaagaggaagaaagggggaGACTGCAGTGAGCCCAAGCAGTTCACCTACGTCCCCCATGTTCAAG ATAAAGAGGAAGTCCAGCGGAAACGGCAAAAGTCCCTTCCTCAGCCGCGCTTCGACTCGTGGCCGGGGCCCCAGGGGGGTGCAGGCGGCTCGGGGAGGGGCGCAGGAGGGTTTGGAGGCGCAGGCGGAGGCCTGGGAGGCGGAGCAG GCTTCCGCTATGACAACCAGATGGATGGCTCAGGCTTCTACGGCGGCGGCTGTGGAGGATTCGGCAGCGGCGGAGTCCTGCACATGTCTGCTGGCGGCGCCCAGACGGGGGTCAGAGCCAGCACCCCGTCACCCACTCACGTGCAGCAGCAGATCCTGCGGATGG CTGCCGCCCTGCAGCACAAGGCCACATACACAGCCAAGCGCACGGCCCGCGCTCTCCACGAGTACTGCAGCAGCGGGGACgtgcgccccctgctggacgtGCAGAGGCACCTGTGTGGCGTGCAGGACGAGAACGGAGACAC GCCCCTGCATCTGGCTATCATTCACCTGCAGCCTGCGGTGGTGCAGCAGCTGCTCCACTGCATCGTCCGCATCCCGCAGCAGAACATCATCAACAGACTCAACCACCTGGGCCAG TCTCCTCTGCACCTGGCTGTGATCACCCGACAGCTGAAAGTGGTGGACGTGCTGATGAGGGTTGGAGCGGACCCCTCGCTCCTGGACAAGGACGGGCGCACTGTCGTCCACCTGGCCGCCCACGCTGGCGACGAGACCACGCTCCGCCTCCTGCTCGCACACCTGGGCGAGAGACACGCCCACCTGGTCAACACAGCAGACTTCTCAG GCCTCCACCCGCTGCACCTGGCCGTGAGGAGGGGAGGCGAGCGCTGCCTGCGCCTCCTGGTGGAGTCAGGGGCGAAGATCAACGCCCACGAGCGGAAGAGTGGCTGTACCGCCCTGCACCTGGCCGTGAAGGAGAGCCTCTTCAAAGTGGCCTGCACGCTCATCACCGAG CTGAAGGCAGATCTGAATGTCTGCACCTTCGGGGGGAATAGTCCACTCCACTTGGCTGCCAGTCAAggctccccccccctctgttcCATGCTTATCGCTGCAG GTGCCAACAAAAACCTGGAGAACGATGAGCCGCTCGTCTTCAGCTCTTCCTCCTCagacgaggatgaggaggacagaCACTTGAGACCAGCTGCAGGTAGCAGGCAGGCTGAGGATGATATCGGTGCACAGGTTCAAGTCATGGCGGCGTCCCTGGAGCGGGTCCAAATAAACCCACGCAAAAGGCCGGCCGGAGGACATAAAGCGTTTGACCTGGCCAAGTGTCAGAAG GTGAGAAACATCCTTGACACCAGCCACAGTCCCAAGCCTAGTCCCCACACAGTCAAGAGACCCAAACAGAGCACAGAAGAAAGTG CTGGGGGAAGTCAGCAGCTGGACGTGGAGATGCTGGAGAAGCTGTGTGGCCTCCTGGATCAGAGCCACGTGCCCTGGAAGGAGCTGGCGGAGAAGCTGGGCATGCTCACGCTGGCTCACCTGTACCAGGAGAGTCCATCACCCTGTCAGAACCTTCTAGAGAATTACCAG ttggctGGAGGTCCAGTTGAAGGACTGGTGGAAGCCCTGCAGTCTTTGGGTCTGAATGAGGGGGTGAGActgctgagacagacacagctcAGAGAAGACAAGCAGAACACAg ACACGACGGTGGACAGCGGCTTCGGGAGTcaggggatggaggaggaggacagcgaGCGCCCTGCCATGGCAACTTCTTAA